The Drosophila simulans strain w501 chromosome 3R, Prin_Dsim_3.1, whole genome shotgun sequence genome contains the following window.
TAAGCACAGACGGCGGAGGAGGTGAAATTGTGCCAGGCCAGGCATTGAACATTTTTAGTTTCATTGAAATGCATCGCGGATGACGAGGACTCGGGATGCGGAGGAGTGGGAGTTGCATGCTCAAAGTGAAAGACATTCCACATCCAGGTCGGGCTCCACTCTGGGGAAGCACCAGCCCAGATCGGAGCTTTCTCGAGGGGTTAGCCTCGTCTCtgggttttgattttttggctTTGACTCTGGCTTTTGTTAACTGTTTTTGGCTTGTAGTTATGTACCCTACGACGAGCTTGGCTtcgatttgtatttgtgtgtttgcttttcagttttcagttttcggcTTTCAGTATTCAGTATTCAGTTTTCAGTATTCGGTCGGTTTTGGGTCGTCGCAGTTACTAACTCAGCGAGGGAGAGATCGTGACCGCGTGTTTTAAATGCATAATGACCGTAAAGTAGTTGGTTGCCCAACCAACCAACAGCAGACATATCGAAAAAGGAGCAACAGGAGTTGGGGGGCTAAACTgtttaacaaaattatgaattgctgcattatattttattagatTTGTGTTCTTTATGGCTCCAGTTCTGGCCGGGCAGCAGGTCGTGCCGCGACCGCCAGAAACAGTTATaactttatttagttttaataagGATCGGGTCGTGTGGGGTCAACTGTGGAAAAGGAGTTCCGCTCTATCGACTGCATCTAAATCTTGAGCAAACAGTGACTCCTCCGAAAGACTGGCAAAAGGGAAAACCCAAACCTAATATCGAAACGCGCCCTTAATGATTCTAATCAACTCAAGTCTGCCCCTGCCCAAAAGTTACTGTTAATTGCCAGAGTCTCAGGCTTCGGGGCACGTCGCTGGCAATTTTCAGGGGAAAAGTAGCGCAGGCGATCAATGAGCGCCACAAAACGATTTGAGCGTTGCTGCTTCGAGCCGAGACTGCTGCTTCAGGCCAggcgaaaaacacacacagaatGTTGGTCAAAAAGTGTGGCCAAGACATGAAAGCTACAACTCttaacaactgcaacaaacGACAGCAATCAGAGGGGGAGGGACTGGAGCGGGGTGCAGCTGCAGCtagagctggagctggaggaagATGCACCATGGCCAGGCGGCAAGGTGGTGAGGTGGTCCCAGCCAGGTAACTTTGCCAGCCAACGAAGCAGCCAGAGGAGCAGACATGTCGTCAATGCGCTGCAGAAGATCTAGTAAGTCTATACCCGGTATTTTACTACCGCGATCGTGTCTCGTCTCCCACAATCTTCGAGCTGGAGACCATGGGTATGGGCATGgggatgggtatgggtatgggctGCGCAGCGATTGATCGGCTGCAGTTTATGGACTCATGCAGccaattcaaatgcaattgcagcttGCCAGTCGGTCCAGGGTCTCAGCCAGCGAGACCACGAACTCCACGCCACACACGCCCCCTCAAGAGTGGGGCTAAGCTGATCGCGccgtgcactgagaaaaagcTTATAGCTTCAATGCAACAAGCTTGAATAATATTCGACATTTTATAAGGTGTGAAGGAGAACTGAAGCCATTAATAGCTTCATCAACAACAATCACATTAACAATATGCCTTTGGACATAAGTCAAAGTTTTATATAATCctaatcaaatcaaactaTTTCGTTCAGTGTAGTGAGGCCAAGCGACACACACAGCGTTTTGGAAAtggtaaaattattttcattgcaaGTTTGGCCAAGGCCTGGACTTGGTCCATTGGTCCATTGACTTGGGCTTGTAAGTAAGCGACATAAACGAGTGTTGTATTAATGTTCATAATGTGGTATCTCGACGTCAATAAACGTCGCCACAAAGAGCAGGAGGGGATTTGGGATATCTTCAAGCCAAGTTGAGTTCAGATCAGCGGAAAAACAATTGCGACGTGAATTTGGACAGCTGCTTGACACGACACGGAATGAGGGGGGGGTTACTAAATCATAATCTCAGTTTTCGCTGGCCATGGGGGTACTAAATCAAAATCTCAGTTTTTCCCTACCCATAACTAAGCTGATCTTAAAATCGCTAACTTACGCTTAATTGCAAACTTAGCTTAGGCTAAAGTCAAAGAAAAGCTCAGTTCACTCTATTTGCATACGAAAACTTCAGTGATTTATTTCGCGTGGAACCTAATTGTctaaaaataagtatgtataaGGTTTaaggctttaaaaatatttaaattattcgcATATAAGCTGGtgtgatttatttgaataCGTGTGTGCATGTTTTAGATGTGCATGTGTTTCAGTGTGTGTATAATCCCAAAGTCCAGAGTTTTGTTGCCACGTGCGGATGAgattaaattttgtttgtttttgtgtgaatagctttgttaaaaaatgaaataaaaatgtgagaAGATTAGTGTTAAATAAATGGATGGTTTATGAAACGGAAAACTGATAAATTTGCTGAAATTATGAACAAAATGAattcaacaaaattaaaagttttccaacGAGCTGAAATAAATAGAGTTTCCAATACCTTGGGTTAGAAATGCACCTTAAAAACTTAATCAGAACTGGTTCATCATTTTAAGAATCTAAGGATCTTgattgaatttgatttaaactttcatttaaataagttaaataatgTGAAACTATATTATCACAGTTCAAACTTTTTGGTAAAATAGTTTCCAAAGTACAAGATATTCAAACTATAAGCGGATTTACGATATAGTGgattaaatttcttttaaatttaagaaatataaacCAATCTATCAAAGTTTACAGATTTTACATTATGGTACTGAAAAGCAATGATGAAGTTGTTTAATTTCGTTacaaagtttaaacaaattgatcATTGCAAAgcaaaagtataaatatttttcaaagcaCTCAGATTATACGAATCCAAATTTACATCTTctaaataatgtttttatactTATTTATTGTGATCAACGATAGATCCAATTTAATCAACAAAGCAATAGTTTGTTTTTAACAACTGCTAGTAGGATCTCACTTGGAAAGATTTGTATCTTTAAAGATGAAGCATTTATCAGTTCATAAGTTAGTTTGGGTTAGTAAGGTATTTGTTAGTAAGCCAATTGTAATaagtaataaacaaataaataaataaactaaaaattagTCAACAAGCGGTGTAAAGCATTAGTAAGCATAAACGAGTAAAAACACAAGCCAGGATTAGATTTTTGTTTAACAGCAAcagctttatatatattcttaagaTTCTTTTTTTCTCCTCCCTCATCTTAGAGTCTTTGTTTCATcaaattttttggcaaaagttcACTAATTGAATCTATGTAATTACCACTAGAATAAATTATGCTTAGTTTAAGGCAATAAATAGATAGAAACTAGCCATAGGCACTAATGTAAGTACATTTACAGAGGGTTTAGGTCTACCTAACGCTATCGATATAGATACAAGTACATTTACAATACAGGGGCTGCGATTTCTGTGAGATCCTACAACTGCCATCTACTACCGGCCAGGCTATAGGGCGAATACCTGTAACTGGGACTGCCGAAGGAcgcgctgccgctgccgctcgAGTGGGCAatggcgtgggcgtggcccacCCCCACTCCGAAGGGCGTGCTGTGGTGGAACATATCGAAGGCCGAACCGAAGGCGGCGCGTGGTGGCGTCTGATAGTGGAACatggccgccgccgccgccgcagccgaGGGCGTCTGATAGGCTCCACCAcccagcgaggaggaggaggcggaggaggtcACTGGGACGGGAGCGGGCACAGGGAGTTGGGCCACGGAGGAGGTGGGCACGGGAGCGGGAGCCGGAGCGGGAGCGGTTGCCAGCGAAGTACTCAGCGGCGAGGCGGTTAGGTTGCGGGAGGACGAACCGCTTTGCGATTGAGTAGGAAGCGAGGCGCCCAgcccgctgctgttgttgtgacCGGAGCCATCGCCTCCGCCGCTGctagggggcgtggcctggGCCTGGGCATACAAACTGGCTAGCAGATCCATCTCAGAGCCGGCGGACTTGGCCTGACAGCTGCTGAACGCACTGCCGGCGGAGGGAACAAGGGGAGCAGAGGCGGAAGTGGAGGCAGAGGAGGTGGGTACCTGAGCCTGTTCCGCCTGCTGCACTGCAGCCTCAACGCCGGCCACGCAATTCATAAAGGCTGCCAGGTGAAGCGGCGCCTGCTGCTGAGCATGGGACTCCTGCTCCTGACGATTCAGTTCGTCTAGGTGGTCACGCACCACAGCCAGGACATCATCATTGGATGCGGTGGAACCCTTGCCAAGCAGTGCTGAAACCTTGGTGAGCAGTGCCGGCACATCCTTGTACAGAATGTCCAGCAACTTACCGGTGGTGAAGAGCACGATCGCCTTGAGGCAGGAGTACTCCGCGGAGTCGACATGCAGCGCCTTCAGCTTCTCCACCTGCTCCTGGAAGATGCGGATGTGGTCCATGAAGGCCACCACACGATCGGCGGCCATCGGGGAGGCATGAAGTCCGGCGGCGGCCAACAGTGGCGCCACATGGAGCGGCATGGAGCACTGGCTGGCGTTCAGGACGAAGAGCTCTGACCAGACGAGCCGGAGCAGGGCCACCTGGTCGGTCACCTGCAGCTCCGGGAAGAAGGGTATGTTCTTGGCCCACTCGACCGCCGAGAAGAGCAGTCGGGCGGCCAGTTCGCAGATGTTGTCGATGCCCATAATGTTGTTGGGTTGCATGCACTGGCCATATCGCGAAGTTGGATACGGTTCCGCCCGCAGCAGGAGCGAGATGTAGGAACTGAGGTACGAGTGCCCGTTAAAGCCGGCAATGCCCATGGGATCCCCGTTGGCAATCTGGTACTGCCCATGCATGCCGGCCAGACCGGGCTGAGTGGGTGGTACGCGTCCACGTTGGACAGCTGGAAAGAAAGAGGGGAAAGTCAGGATTAGATTGATTGAAGAAAAGGTGATCAATAACTAACAAAAAtgcttgtttgtattttttccgAAACTAATCTTAAAGTTAAGGTTTTCTCTTAAGAAAATAATCTTTGGAAGGCTGTACAGGCACCCTGCAAAAAAGGAATCTTGCTTTTGTTGGGCTTATTTTGACCGCCACATCACACTCGGCACAATGCGTGGCATTCAGCTCTGTTGGCAAAGCTGCCACAACTCACAATGCTCGCTATCTGGATATATCTGAGTATCTCGATCTGCATATAGAActgcgttgttgttgctcgccCTTTGTTGCAGGCGAAGACATCGTCATAAGATACTTTGCTGCCACCCCAGAAAGCCTTTCAACCCCTTATTCTATGTTGGCTCGACTGCTTagatatgcaaatttcaacTAAATACTTTCAACGCATCCTTcggatacacacacactgcgGGTATCTGCAGATACAGCAGATGTGGGGAGAGTCTTGGCAGATTTTGGGCAAGTACGACTACAGGCAGGAAAGGAAATAATGGGCAggtttgtctgtgtgtgtttttttttttcattttgcaaacAGTGGGgctatatataaacattataaTTAACAATGTAAATGCTTAACAACTGAGCAGCTAAATGGAAAGTGAAAGGCCTTTTGAACTCTGGCCGGAAACGACATTTCGCCAGACATTGACGTGGATTCGGACATGGACATGAGCGCTGTGGATATGGATACACAATATCTGCTGAAAGTTAAGCCGAGGCCACTTGGACACGCTCTCGAGTGTGTGACATGTGAGCGGGAACTTAAAACTTGAGCACGTGCTGGCGGAAGATTCATTCATTAAGCAATCAGGCAAAAGGGCAAGTCGGGTTAGTACTATCTCGAAAACCCATTCCAAGGCAAACCCTTTGCGCTGCTTTCTTGGCTGCTGTAATCTGGGCCTGATCTCGGACGAAACCACAGGCTTAGGCAGATTCTCCATTTGGGTTTTGCGGCCAGCAGCTTTTAGCTTCTTCGCTGCTCTTGCGGTCAGACAATATTTTCCCAGGCGCATAAATAAGGCGCTGGACACTCAACCGGTTTTGCCGTCATAGATCACCAAGTGCATCTTATACAGAGTAGGACCTCTGGGATGGCCAACCCCTCCTCACTCCAAGTCGCACAATTACGCAAATGTATTGTGTAAATAAGTGTCCCTATCTCGCTTGCTCCTCCGCCGGATGGCCAGTGGTCAACTGGTTCGGGTGGTGCAACCCCCGGCTTAATTGCTCCGGCAGGGCAATAAACAAACACCTTCGGACCCGGGACAGAAAGGGATTTCAGGATATGTCCATTGTGCGGACTGACCAGAAACGCTTTCGCTTTTCCCTTAAATCCGTGTAGGAATCGGAAAGACGTTACGTTTCGTAGACGAAGCTGACCAGGTAGAGATCGGCGAATCCAGttccagtgccagtgccagttcCACTTCCAGCTGCACCACCATGGGCTTCGATCCACAatgttttgtgcatttttagcaatgctttgttttagtGCGGATTCGAATTGGTCTGGCCCAAGGCTCCGATTGCGTTGGCCAGATTGCGATGGAGCTCTAGGTGGCCCAGCTAGGCGGGTTGCCAAGGTGTGGAGTTTCCATCTGGCCGTGGAGGTGTTAGAAACCTTTTGCTGACCCACTTTCTTAACCAGCCAACTCTTTTCAACTAACTCCATCTATTGTGTGCCCAGAAATGCGTTCGACCAAGCCCACAAAACCGGCGAATGCAGGTGGTGTTGGCTTGCAACCGGTGGATTTGGAATTCCAGTGGTCAAAGTTCACGAGCAAGAGTTCACAGCTTCGGAATGGCCAGTCAGCGAGTTCCCTTCTCACCCCAAAATAGATGGAAATCCCTCTAAAAATTCATCATAAATCCCGAATAACTTTACATAATTTTGCTacccctaaaaaaaaaaaactagtttttgtGCAGGAAAACTTCAGCTACCAGTTCCGCCCCATCCCACTTCCCTTGACCAATTGACACTGCAATTTAATTAGAGCGACCCGGAACACCGATTTGATGTTGTTTTTTCAGGTTTTGTGAGGCTTTTTGTGCGCCAAACCCGTACAATTTCTTGACCCAGGGTCGTTCCAGGCACAACCTTTGTCCCGCTTCGCAGCTAAGTACCATGGACCTCTCATAAAGAGGGTAAAACCGAAGGAAACCGCCTATGCAGAATTGAGATTTTCTCACGATTTCTCAGCTTTGATAGCGAGGGACTAGTTTTACGCAGAACTTGTCATTAAAGAAATGTGACTCAACATTGAGTGGACAAACGCAAACGTTGAAAACAACCCAGATCCAGAATGTGGCAAAAGGTGTTGAACTCTTTTGCGTTTTACGAGGAGTTCTGGGGCAAGTACTGGGTGAGGAAATATTAGATTTAATGGGCTTAACAGGTAGATCGCCGACCTGGGTTCGGACTATGTCATTAGCCAAAAACTAGTCTTGGCTTAGGTAAATTTCAAATGCCTTTTTCACAATCCGACGTCGactaaataaatgtttatattcatttaattacaaGTGCATTGAGAGGAGGCTGCTGTagctgcattttaattgcccgTAGTCGCCATAAATTAACGTTTTCGTTCTTAACCCAAATCGATGTGTACACTGTTCAGACATCTGTAGCCGTTGCCGTTGGCTATAGCTATGGctatatctattagcatttTGCGAAAAACCTGTCAATATTAGTGCAAATAATAACAGCTTAGTGTCCGCTAACTGCAGTCAGTCTCTATCTTTTGTATCTGCGACTCCCTGACAGACGCTAATTGTTAATGCTGACAAGTGTAACTGGCCATTGGcagtcagtcactcagtcagttagtcagccAGCGAGCCAGTCATTCCGTCAATCAGTCAATCATTGTGCCGCTGCAGGAAAACGAGTCTCACCCAAGTATGCCAAATATTTGTCTTGGCCGTGCTTACAAATTAGTTACACATTGGGCTGCATTTGATTAACTGATCAATTGTGTCGCATTTCGCGCAGTGTACCCAACACGACTGGGCTTCATTGTAATTATGAACAAGCGATCGAACAAGTTTGCATTTGATCTTCGGGGTCAATAAGCTGGTCAATCGCCTGCCTAATTGTCTTTTCTCATACGACTTCTATTGGCGGCGG
Protein-coding sequences here:
- the LOC6728398 gene encoding steroid receptor seven-up isoform X1, producing MCASPSTAPGFFNPRPQSGAELSAFDIGLSRSMGLGVPPHSAWHEPPASLGGHLHAASAGPGTTTGSVATGGGGTTPSSVASQQSAVIKQDLSCPSLNQAGSGHHPGIKEDLSSSLPSANGGSAGGHHSGSGSGSGSGVNPGHGSDMLPLIKGHGQDMLTSIKGQPTGCGSTTPSSQANSSHSQSSNSGSQIDSKQNIECVVCGDKSSGKHYGQFTCEGCKSFFKRSVRRNLTYSCRGSRNCPIDQHHRNQCQYCRLKKCLKMGMRREAVQRGRVPPTQPGLAGMHGQYQIANGDPMGIAGFNGHSYLSSYISLLLRAEPYPTSRYGQCMQPNNIMGIDNICELAARLLFSAVEWAKNIPFFPELQVTDQVALLRLVWSELFVLNASQCSMPLHVAPLLAAAGLHASPMAADRVVAFMDHIRIFQEQVEKLKALHVDSAEYSCLKAIVLFTTGKLLDILYKDVPALLTKVSALLGKGSTASNDDVLAVVRDHLDELNRQEQESHAQQQAPLHLAAFMNCVAGVEAAVQQAEQAQVPTSSASTSASAPLVPSAGSAFSSCQAKSAGSEMDLLASLYAQAQATPPSSGGGDGSGHNNSSGLGASLPTQSQSGSSSRNLTASPLSTSLATAPAPAPAPVPTSSVAQLPVPAPVPVTSSASSSSLGGGAYQTPSAAAAAAAMFHYQTPPRAAFGSAFDMFHHSTPFGVGVGHAHAIAHSSGSGSASFGSPSYRYSPYSLAGSRWQL